From the Patescibacteria group bacterium genome, one window contains:
- a CDS encoding PKD domain-containing protein — translation MERKGYNKETVLMRQRITALTKLERHAIVLVVFVFLFGFAYNVGAISHLCSQAAGSGWKTADFTCQVVYEDTGGSGLEECQYRLWNVDLPGWTTAWLNATGTCEGESVTLTVTVTVGDTGYCAEDGQGSSKCQLDLRAEDNAGNVTQCPDDFAFCNVAAPNFNVDYQAPTTNIACNSVSCLGTWYAETVSVSLSCADPHSGCDITQYCIGSACVPSLTYSVPFDLTTSGTHIVRFRSLDTAGNTEITKEQIVTIDLIAPNITAFSVDGTSCTGAACSTTTVIINGDPSIAWTTLDTGESHLKQIEVWRAWDANGDGILQGSEWDDSSPTAGTQPNPVFTKTTGFDTLDTDDDVFINSGLPEGTYWYGVHTVDNANNCIDEATAHCGGVSSDSLDPSRTVRGPIKLIKDITPPNTTITSNPPNPSFSSSASFSFTSTESGTFECQLDGGGFSSCTSPKNYSGLSEASHTFDVQATDLAGNTDPTPASYTWNIILNQAPTISTVSDTPDPIKAAAQITFTANWSDPDGDSVTFYVCKNNTTPSGGDCSGGAVNRWCRNTTPVPSGTDATCNPTYTTQAADEGTNNYFAFVCDTSDLCSSSSSGAFLVDATDPSISIFTATPAFPAWINNAAPNGTVSWSVSDAGGSNLQQIEVWRAFDINGNGVLDTVSPNEWDDPGNEESNPISTKTTGFTTLSTDTDSYIDTNLLATASYWYGLHVLDNANNPTVESTPQRIQVDKQNPTAVVTDPAPGTWYRDNFTATFDDSDLGSGLAASCEYEFIGLNPGGPDTTSGTLTRLCNLDTKTIGVGPNPEVCEFEGINRCRVRTQAFDLAGNTSGWQSFDFSVDFTDPVVGTPAPSTAQAGVSQNYSSSLSDPVGKVASCTFFWRLVGNPEWNTGGATTIIPLPCENGEACTVSVDHTFASPGSYDVSFSCTDFTLPSPGNTGWGFGVVTVDSLSVTLSAIPSSGITTTNFDLSSQVAGTASGSAGFKFDCTNDSLWEYEVTGIDLSVSDPGWVLRNGFNTRVTAPDIFAVQDLCIYASPSTYTANTQVDRGSATAQDTVSIVVTVNTAPQAINLAHNNATTDYCFVSAPDVTLSWTFSDPNPGDSQSAYQVQVATDAGFTNIVDDEGKVTSSNSEYTPVGLLYATTYHWRVKVWDSFDQQSSPEWATGPFFTTPVHAYPTTDFAWVPVFPSAEEEIQFTDQTVYDPSSTGQSWSWDFGDTATSTLQNPLHIYAVNGAYLVTFQATDDAGTCTDTNTVNVTLPFPEWQEISPF, via the coding sequence ATGGAGCGGAAGGGATATAATAAAGAAACTGTTTTAATGAGGCAAAGGATTACAGCTTTAACAAAACTTGAGAGACATGCCATTGTTTTGGTGGTTTTTGTGTTTTTGTTTGGGTTTGCCTATAACGTAGGTGCAATTTCGCATCTGTGCAGCCAGGCAGCGGGGTCTGGATGGAAAACTGCGGACTTTACTTGCCAGGTGGTCTACGAAGATACAGGCGGCTCCGGTCTCGAAGAATGTCAATACCGCCTCTGGAACGTTGATTTGCCAGGATGGACGACAGCGTGGCTGAACGCAACGGGAACGTGCGAGGGCGAATCTGTCACCTTAACCGTGACTGTTACCGTAGGAGATACTGGCTATTGTGCAGAGGATGGGCAAGGAAGTTCAAAATGTCAGCTTGACCTTCGTGCAGAAGACAATGCCGGGAATGTAACACAGTGCCCAGACGATTTTGCGTTCTGTAATGTGGCAGCGCCGAACTTCAACGTCGACTATCAAGCCCCAACCACGAACATTGCCTGTAACTCTGTCTCTTGTCTGGGCACGTGGTACGCAGAGACAGTTTCCGTTTCCCTCTCTTGCGCCGACCCGCATTCAGGCTGCGACATCACGCAATATTGTATAGGGAGTGCCTGCGTACCCAGCCTGACCTACAGCGTCCCCTTTGACCTGACGACCAGCGGCACGCACATCGTGCGTTTCCGCTCTTTGGATACCGCAGGGAATACGGAAATTACCAAAGAGCAGATTGTCACGATAGACCTCATTGCTCCCAACATTACCGCTTTTTCTGTGGACGGCACTTCTTGTACGGGCGCCGCATGCTCCACTACTACGGTTATAATCAATGGCGATCCTTCCATCGCCTGGACTACTTTGGATACCGGCGAATCGCACTTAAAGCAGATTGAGGTGTGGAGGGCGTGGGATGCGAATGGAGACGGAATCCTTCAAGGGTCGGAGTGGGATGACAGCAGTCCCACTGCAGGCACGCAACCAAACCCCGTCTTCACCAAGACCACCGGGTTTGACACCCTAGATACGGATGACGATGTTTTTATCAACAGCGGCCTCCCAGAGGGCACCTACTGGTACGGTGTACATACCGTGGATAATGCAAACAACTGCATTGATGAGGCAACCGCCCACTGCGGAGGGGTTTCCTCCGATAGTCTGGACCCCAGCAGAACGGTGCGGGGGCCCATCAAACTGATAAAGGATATCACGCCTCCTAATACCACTATTACCAGTAACCCACCCAATCCGAGTTTTTCGAGTTCAGCATCTTTTTCCTTCACCAGTACGGAATCTGGCACATTCGAGTGTCAGTTGGACGGTGGAGGGTTTTCAAGTTGCACTTCTCCCAAAAACTATTCTGGACTCTCTGAGGCCTCCCATACCTTTGATGTACAGGCTACTGATCTTGCAGGGAACACAGATCCGACGCCCGCCTCCTATACATGGAACATTATCTTAAACCAAGCCCCCACCATCTCAACTGTTTCTGATACACCAGATCCAATCAAAGCAGCAGCACAGATCACGTTTACGGCAAACTGGAGCGACCCAGATGGAGATTCGGTAACCTTCTATGTATGCAAAAACAATACCACTCCTTCCGGAGGAGATTGTTCTGGAGGAGCTGTAAATCGATGGTGTAGAAATACTACCCCTGTACCATCTGGCACGGACGCAACGTGCAACCCTACATATACCACCCAGGCTGCGGATGAGGGCACCAACAACTACTTTGCCTTTGTGTGTGACACCAGCGACCTTTGCTCCTCTTCCAGTTCTGGAGCCTTCTTGGTAGATGCCACAGACCCCAGCATTTCCATCTTTACGGCAACTCCTGCTTTTCCGGCTTGGATAAACAACGCTGCTCCGAACGGGACGGTTTCGTGGAGCGTTTCCGATGCCGGAGGCTCCAACTTACAACAAATTGAGGTGTGGAGAGCTTTTGATATAAATGGCAATGGCGTACTTGATACCGTATCCCCGAATGAGTGGGACGATCCGGGAAACGAAGAGAGCAACCCTATTTCTACGAAGACCACCGGTTTTACCACATTGAGCACCGACACCGATTCCTACATTGATACCAATCTTTTGGCAACCGCCTCCTACTGGTACGGCCTCCACGTGCTGGACAATGCCAACAACCCAACAGTTGAAAGCACGCCCCAGAGGATCCAGGTGGACAAGCAGAATCCCACGGCAGTAGTGACCGACCCCGCACCCGGCACCTGGTATAGGGACAACTTTACTGCGACCTTTGATGATTCTGACCTTGGTTCAGGGCTTGCAGCCAGTTGTGAGTACGAGTTCATCGGCCTCAATCCCGGGGGGCCAGACACGACGTCCGGCACCTTAACGCGCCTCTGCAACCTGGATACGAAGACCATCGGCGTGGGGCCAAATCCCGAGGTGTGCGAGTTTGAAGGAATAAACAGGTGCCGAGTCCGCACCCAGGCCTTTGACCTTGCTGGCAACACGTCGGGCTGGCAGAGCTTTGACTTTAGCGTGGACTTCACAGACCCGGTGGTTGGCACCCCAGCCCCCTCCACTGCCCAGGCCGGGGTTTCCCAGAACTACAGCTCTTCTTTGTCAGACCCCGTGGGCAAGGTTGCGAGCTGCACCTTCTTTTGGAGGCTGGTTGGCAATCCTGAATGGAACACCGGTGGGGCAACGACCATCATCCCGCTTCCCTGCGAGAACGGGGAAGCGTGCACCGTATCCGTTGACCACACGTTCGCCTCGCCCGGCAGCTACGACGTTTCCTTTAGCTGCACAGACTTCACCCTTCCCAGCCCCGGGAACACGGGCTGGGGATTCGGCGTGGTTACGGTGGACAGCCTTTCCGTGACGCTTTCTGCCATCCCTTCCTCTGGGATTACCACGACGAACTTTGACCTTTCCTCTCAGGTTGCGGGAACCGCGTCAGGGAGCGCCGGCTTTAAGTTTGACTGCACGAACGACAGCCTGTGGGAGTATGAGGTAACAGGAATTGACCTGTCAGTTTCGGACCCAGGCTGGGTGCTGCGCAACGGTTTCAACACCAGGGTGACAGCCCCCGATATCTTTGCCGTGCAGGACCTGTGCATTTACGCTAGTCCCAGCACCTACACCGCGAACACGCAGGTTGACCGGGGAAGCGCCACTGCGCAGGATACGGTTTCCATTGTTGTTACCGTGAACACTGCGCCCCAGGCCATAAACCTTGCGCACAACAACGCAACGACGGACTACTGCTTTGTTTCCGCGCCCGACGTGACCCTTTCTTGGACGTTTTCAGACCCCAATCCCGGGGATTCCCAGTCTGCTTACCAGGTGCAGGTGGCAACCGATGCCGGGTTCACAAACATCGTTGATGATGAAGGAAAGGTCACGAGCTCCAACAGCGAGTATACTCCCGTGGGCCTCTTATATGCCACCACCTACCACTGGCGGGTAAAGGTATGGGACAGCTTTGATCAACAATCCTCTCCCGAATGGGCAACGGGTCCTTTCTTTACCACGCCCGTACACGCCTATCCTACCACAGACTTTGCGTGGGTCCCGGTTTTCCCTTCTGCCGAAGAAGAAATCCAATTCACCGACCAGACCGTCTATGATCCCAGCTCTACGGGTCAGAGCTGGTCGTGGGACTTCGGAGATACGGCAACCTCAACCCTGCAGAATCCTTTGCACATCTATGCCGTGAACGGCGCCTATCTTGTGACTTTCCAAGCAACGGATGATGCGGGAACCTGCACCGATACAAATACCGTAAACGTAACCCTTCCATTCCCAGAATGGCAAGAGATTTCACCCTTTTAA